Within Oncorhynchus nerka isolate Pitt River linkage group LG8, Oner_Uvic_2.0, whole genome shotgun sequence, the genomic segment AAAATCTTAACACATGAATAAACTTCAGAAGATCTACATCTGAGTAATATTTACAACCACGTTTGTTTCATAACTGACCTTGCGTATCTTGTGCTTGATCGTACAGTGGCCGCCGCTGGATAATGTATTTTTCCACTAGCAATAGTCCACACAAGTAACCGGTGTGTGGACTACATTACCCAGGTGTCAAAGATTGAGATTACTGTACCATAATTGTGTAAATTAACTATCTACATAATTATAAACATGTATAATTGTCCCCAATAATAAAATCGTAACAAACGATCTTAGACAATTTAGGAATGAATCGAATCAGTGGAACAGTCGAGAAGCCGAGTCTAGACAGTACTTTCATGGCAGCAGCGTATCCGAATCCACATTCATAACGGTATTCGAAGCAGCAAGGAAAAGTCTACGTTGCTGCTAGCGTAACTACCTAGCTAGCTGTTAGTTTTGATTTCATTGTCTTGTGTATTTTCAAATGACTGTGCATTACTGTCATGTTTAGACAAACAACGGGGAAATGCGCTGAGGGAAAGCAGCTTCATCCTTACCTTGATTCGTGAGCAACTAGCGATAATTTATTTGAAAGGCAGCCAGCTAACTAGTTAATTATTACAGCTAACGCTAGCCAGCTAAGTTAGCTAACTTTAGTCAGTTGTATTTTGTCAAGCGACAACACATGTTGGGCTTGCAAATGTTTCATCAAAGTAGACTTTGCCACTTATCACGCTATCAAAGCGCATGACAACTCTCGAGTACGTTTGGTCGTCCCGTGATGGCATTGAGTAGCTAGATAGTTACAGTAAACATTTTGTTTACTTAGCGAACAGTTGCTGACGACTCTTCCGTAGATCGAGCAAGGCCAACTTGCTAGGATGTAGACTAGCAGAACCCGTTTTCTGGTTTTAATTGATATATACAGTCGTTTCAATGGGGAAAAGGAAAGACATGATCCACCCAAGGATTATTTTAGGTGAGTTGTTTGTTTACTGTTGATGTTATGCGCCCATGTCTCAAGCATGGTTTTGAATTGGAACATTTCACACCATCATATTGACTACCAGACATATAACATATTATGAAGTGTCCAGAAGCCACTAACGTTAGCCATTCTTCTGAAACATACATGgcaacataataataatacatgccatttagcagacacttttatccaaagcggcTAACAGTCAGCCATGCATGCaggttgggacggcaggtagcctagttagagcgttgggacagtaactgaaaggttgctggatcgaatccccgagctgacaaggtaaaaatctgtcgttctgcccttaaacaaggcagttaacccactgtactCCGGTAGGCCGTgattctaaataagaatttgttcttaactcatgtgcctagttaaataaataaattgatgGTCCCAGCGGGAACCAAGCGCcatactctaccaactgagcccataacaacactatacactaccaAATAGGCCTGACTTTGTTTATATATCTTGTCTACATCTCTATTTgttgtctgttactacaggtgaTGGAGGCCACGTGGGCCTACAAAGCCTGCATAGGAGGAAACACAAAAAACACAAGAAGAAGCATCACCGCGACAACGGGCACAGCTCCTACTCCGAGGCCCTGGAGTCAGACTCCGGGATTGTGTTCAAGCCCCCCACACAGCTCAGACTCAAGATCAAACTGGGAGGCCAAACACTTGGGACAAAAAGGTGAGACCTCGCTGCCATTTTAATAGTCTCGCTTGACAGACTTTTTTGCACAACAATTTAAGTCAATAAGTCATTGTTTTAGTTAAAGTATGATATAATATTTGGACTTGAAGTGACAAATCCGAATTGCCCACTTCGTGCAAATCCGCATGAATTCGTTGTCTTTTCCTTTGATATGACATACAAATTATTTTCAGCCTACGTTTTATTTCAGGGCTGGGTTTTATTTGAATGATACCTTCCATTAGCATGGCATTGTTTATTAATCAGAAACAGCTGCAAAGTTCTTCCTCTTCATGACTGAAATCAGCCAAACAGCCTTGTCTCTTTAGCCATGGAGCAAACAACCATACCGTACATTTGTTTTTTTCACCACCACTTTTTACATTTTAGCAGAAAAGTAACATAATCCATTGGATAATTAGTCCAAAAAAAAATTCATCTGGATTTAAAAACAAGAAACCTGACAATTTTATAAATGGTATAATTGCGTTATATGATAGCATTTTGTAAACCCGCTCCCCCCGTTGCCGCAAGATGAATGGCTTTGACCACTAAAGTGTATCTTCGCCACACGCTCCACTGCTTTGATTGGTGTAACGTTAGCTAGAAACCACAAGTGTCTATCCAGATCATGAAAAGGCACCTGCGAAATAAATTCAAGGGAATTATAGTTACTTGTCATTTGCGGCATTTATGAGCAAAGTCATTGTAGCCTATCATTTCACTTCCCTGTGAGAACCATGAGCACAGGCTGACTTGGTGTGCTGTACCGCATCCAAAGCCTGCCAGCAGCCTACCAAAAGTTGCACCGTGTCcattacaatgtaaaaaaataataataataattgttgaTATTCAATCTTTCAATAGCTATCCATATTACCAGAGTTTCGTCTTGctctaacatttttattttatttttaatttgaccCTTATTTTTTATCAggcaagttgactgagaacacattctcattcacagcaacaacctggggaatagttacatggAAGAAgtagggggatgaatgagccaattggaagctggggatgattatgtggccatgatggtacgagggccagattgggaatttatccaggataccggggttaacacctctactcttacgataagtgccacgagatctttagtgaccacagagaattaggacacctgtttaacgtaACAACccgaaagatggcaccctacacagggcaatatcCTCCATTTTTCTATGGGAGTTTCGCAGCTGCAATAAAGGGAAGATGCCAAAATGTTGGAGATAACAATAGATAATTGGCAgcatctaatggggatccataataaatacaaataggcCAGTGGTTTCCATATGTGGTGAAGTTTTCCCTAAATCCAGCTGGCTAATCTTTTGAATACGGTGGAGTTAAAACAAAATTTAAACAGCaacaacattagctagctagattaggTTAGCAAGATAGCTAGCTACACTGACAGTTGTCAGTGTCCTAATTGTTGATGTTTATCAACTCCTCATGGAAATTCCCAATTCGtgactatgtacagtacagtaccgtcAGTCTTCGGAGGTGAAACCTAAACGTGCATTTCTTCTGTATGACAGGAAATTACGTCAAAATAGTGGCAGCAACTTCATCTGGGGGGGTCCCTTTAAACGTATggtgtgttgttctctctctccttcttttctcATGAACCAGTGTGCCAACGTTCACTGTGGTCCCTGGTGTAGCCCATTCCCAGTGTCCTCTGATGATCGTGGACGACGATGACGACTCTGATGATGATAAACCATCTGAGGGTGTTCCACTTGAGCAGTACCGGGCCTGGCTTGGTGAGTGCAAAGGTCTGTCTCTTACACTCATTATATCCACTCATGTTCAATATAAAAGTAATGATGTGCTTAATGTGATTTATTTACTATATATACactccatatacagtgcattctgtaTAAACTGAAATGACATTtgagtaagtattcagacccttaactcagaactttgaagcagctttggcagtgattacagccccgagtcttcttgggtataacgctacaagcttggcacacctatatttgaggagtttctcccattcttctctgcagatcccatcatgctctgtcaggttggatggggagcgtcgctgcacagctattttcaggtctctccagagatgttcaatcgggttcaagtccgggctctggctgggccactcaaggacgttcagagacttgtcctgaagccactcctgcgttgtcttggctgtgtgcttagggttgttgtcctgttggaaggtgaaccttcgccacagtcggaagtcctgagtgctctggggcaggtttttatcaagaatctctctgtactttgctccgttcagcttttcctcgatcctgactagtctcccagtccctgaaaaacatccccacagcatgatgctgccaccaccatgcttcaccgtagagatggtgccaggtttcctccagatgtgatgtttgccattcaggccaaagagttcaatcttgattttgttcttgtttctcatgttctgagagtctttagttgccttttggcaaactccaagccggctgtcatgttccttttactaaggagtggcttctgtctggccactctaccataaaggcctgcttagtggagtgctgcagagacggttgtccttctggaaggttctaccatatccacagaggaactgtggagctctgtcagagtgacaattgggttcttggtcacctccctgaccaaggcccttctcccccgattgctcagtttggccgggcggccagctctaggaagtcttggtggttccaaatgttTTACATTTCACAATGACGGAGACCACTGTGAAACTTTCAACTCTAGAAATGGTTTAATACCCTTCCCCAAATATATGCCTAGTTTGAGAAATAGACGCCTCCCAAGTCCTCAACtgggagcttcattaaatagtacccgcaaaacaccagtatcaacgtcaacagtgaagaggggactctgggatgctggccttctaggcagagttgcaaagaaaaagcaatatctcagactggccaataaaaataaaagattaagatgggcaaaagaacatagacactggacagaggaactctgcctagaagaccagcatcccggagtcgcctcttcactgttggcgTTGAGACTGGtcttttgcgggtactatttaatgaagctaccagttgaggacttgtgaggcgtctgtttctcaaactagacactctaatgtacttgtcctcttgctcagttgtgcaccgaggcctcccactcctctttctactctggttagagccagtttgctcggATTTGTGAATGGAGTAGTTCACagcattgtacaagatcttcaatttcttggcagtttctcgcatggaatagccttcatttctcagaaccagAATAGACTGactagtttcagaagaaagttctttgtttctggccattttgagtctgtaatcgaacccacaaacacTTAAGCTCCAGATActaaactagtctaaagaaggccagttttattgcttctttaattagaacaacagtcttcagctgtgctaacataattgcaaaaggggtttctaatgatcaattagcttttttaactgataaacttgaattagctaacacaacgtgccattggaacacaggagtgatggttgctgataatgggcctctaacgcctatgtagattttctattaaaaaaaatctgccatttccagccacaatagtcatttacaacattaacaatgtctatactgtatttctgatcaattatgttattttaatggacaaaatacGTGCTTTTcttagtgaccccaaacttttgaacggtagtgtatgtattcacacccctttgctatgacactccaaattgagctcaggtgcatccaatttcctttgatctgtatttatttgcatacatttctaaaaaacatttTCACTTTTTGTGGGTAGATGGGTGGGAAACAAATCAATTTTGAATTTAGGTTTTatcgcaacaaaatgtggaataagtcaaggggtatgaatactttctgaaggcactgaatacATAAGTTCACTGCACAAGGCAAATGTTTAATGCAATTTCAGTGAGCCTGTTTCTGTCTTTGCCAAACATCAAGTGAATGAAATGGCAtgctaatccctatatagtgcactacttttgaccctggTAGTGCACAATAtacagaatagggtgccattttgtatCATAGCCATGTCTTTTTAATATCATAACCATGCACTTGTTTTCTTTCTGTTCCCTTCCTCTAGATGAGGACAGTAACCTGGACCCGTCTCCTCTGCCAGACATGGACTCAGACTCCCTGGGTAAGCCGGTGGACGAGGAGGAGAAGTGGCTGGACGCCCTGGAGAAAGGAGAGCTGGACGACAACGGAGAGTTGAAGAAGGAGATCGATGAGTCCCTGCTCACAGCCAGACAGGTAATGTAACAAGAGAGCAGGCCCCAGACCAGTCTGTCATATCAAAGTAGGGATGACTTTCACTTGACCACGTGGCTTGATTCAGGGAATTTTGCCAGGCCAGGTCACAATATGATCTGAGAAACGGCTATAAGGTAAAGGAAAATTCCAGCCAAAAACattcttttggtatttgtttcattagtccctaAATGTTTTGCATGGCATCAATCACGttaagatatttctgtattttgaaagttatgtATCTTAACTTGATTGCTGGCATGCAAAACATTTAGGGACCAAATCAACAATGGGACTAATGAATCAAATACCCAAAGTTTTCGTGTGGCGTTTTCCTTTAAAAACTTTAAAGATTAAAAGATTACAGAAAACCTTGAAATATTTATGTAAAGCTTTAGGTCTACATCCTACTGACCCTGAATGGTTGTGTGTGCGTCTGCCTTACAGAAAGCCCTCCTGCACAAGCAGCAGAACCAGCCTCTTCTGGAGCTGCCCATGGGCTAC encodes:
- the LOC115133411 gene encoding INO80 complex subunit B-like isoform X2; this translates as MGKRKDMIHPRIILGDGGHVGLQSLHRRKHKKHKKKHHRDNGHSSYSEALESDSGIVFKPPTQLRLKIKLGGQTLGTKSVPTFTVVPGVAHSQCPLMIVDDDDDSDDDKPSEGVPLEQYRAWLDEDSNLDPSPLPDMDSDSLGKPVDEEEKWLDALEKGELDDNGELKKEIDESLLTARQKALLHKQQNQPLLELPMGYKEKEMTTEMMQKREESARKRRLQAAKKAEEDKNQTIERLTKTKIKSMRERKSKQAQCPMVRYCDSAQGMGISFPTGVLAPTPASLCPPPLAPVGCGINGCSNLKRYSCSKTGIPLCSLDCYKKNLVLVVESAA
- the LOC115133411 gene encoding INO80 complex subunit B-like isoform X1; translated protein: MGKRKDMIHPRIILGDGGHVGLQSLHRRKHKKHKKKHHRDNGHSSYSEALESDSGIVFKPPTQLRLKIKLGGQTLGTKSVPTFTVVPGVAHSQCPLMIVDDDDDSDDDKPSEGVPLEQYRAWLGECKDEDSNLDPSPLPDMDSDSLGKPVDEEEKWLDALEKGELDDNGELKKEIDESLLTARQKALLHKQQNQPLLELPMGYKEKEMTTEMMQKREESARKRRLQAAKKAEEDKNQTIERLTKTKIKSMRERKSKQAQCPMVRYCDSAQGMGISFPTGVLAPTPASLCPPPLAPVGCGINGCSNLKRYSCSKTGIPLCSLDCYKKNLVLVVESAA